A stretch of DNA from Micromonospora peucetia:
ATCCGTCACCATCGCGGCGATCGGCGAACGCTCCGAACGGTTGAGGGTGACGTGGGCGAAGAGCGGATGACCCTTGAGCGCCTCGATCACCGCGGTCACCCCGTCGTGCCGCCCGACGCGGAGATTGTCCCGCTGGGCCACATCGTGCGTGAGCACCACCCGGGAGCCCTGGCCGATCCGGGAGAGCACCGTCAGCAGCACCCCGCGCTCCAGCGACTGCGCCTCGTCCACGATCACGAAGGCGTCGTGCAGGCTGCGGCCCCGGATGTGCGTCAGCGGCAGCACTTCCAGCAGCCCCCGCGAGGTGACCTCCTCCAGCACGTTCTCGTGCACCACCGCGCCGAGCGTGTCGAAGACCGCCTGTGCCCAGGGCGACATCTTCTCCGACTCGGAGCCGGGGAGATAGCCCAGTTCCTGGCCACCGACGGCGTAGAGCGGGCGGAAGACGACGACCTTCTTGTGCCGGCGGCGCTCCATCACCGCCTCCAGCCCGGCGCAGAGGGCCAGCGCCGACTTTCCGGTGCCGGCCCGCCCGCCCAGCGAGACGATGCCCACCGACTCGTCCAGCAGCAGGTCGAGCGCGATCCGCTGCTCGGCCGAGCGGCCGTGCAGCCCGAACGCCTCCCGGTCGCCACGGACCAGCCGTACGGACTTGTCGGGCATCACCCGACCGAGCGCCGAGCCCCGGGCCGAGTGCAGCACCAGGCCGGTGTGGCAGGGCAGCCCGGCAGCGGCGTCCAGGTCGAGCGACTCGCCGGCGTAGAGCTGGCCGATCTGCTCCTCGGCGAGCTCCAGCTCGGTCATCCCGGTCCAGGTGGGGTCGCTGGCCTGACCGTGCCGGTACTCGTCCGCCCGCAGGCCCACCGAGGCGGCCTTGACCCGCAGCGGCATGTCCTTGCTGACCAGGGTCACCTCCCGCCCCTCGGCGGCGAGGTTCAGCGCGACGGAGAGGATCCGGGCATCATTCGAGTCGGTGCGGAACCCCGGCGGCAGCACGCCGTCGTCGGAGTGGTTGAGCTCCACCCGCAGCGTGCCGCCGGAGTCGTTGGTGGGCACCGGACGATCCAGCCGCCCGTGCCGGACCCGCAACTCGTCCAGCATGCGCAGGGACTGCCGGGCGAACCAGCCCAGCTCCGGGTGGTGTCGCTTGCCCTCCAGTTCGGAGATGACCACGAGAGGCAGGACCACCTCGTGCTCGGCGAAGCGGTGGAAGGCCGCCGGGTCGGACAGCAGCACCGAGGTGT
This window harbors:
- a CDS encoding PhoH family protein, whose translation is MTTRRTPAGTDQTPAATATTRRATRSRRSASAAPVGTEEPRPAGQAFVLDTSVLLSDPAAFHRFAEHEVVLPLVVISELEGKRHHPELGWFARQSLRMLDELRVRHGRLDRPVPTNDSGGTLRVELNHSDDGVLPPGFRTDSNDARILSVALNLAAEGREVTLVSKDMPLRVKAASVGLRADEYRHGQASDPTWTGMTELELAEEQIGQLYAGESLDLDAAAGLPCHTGLVLHSARGSALGRVMPDKSVRLVRGDREAFGLHGRSAEQRIALDLLLDESVGIVSLGGRAGTGKSALALCAGLEAVMERRRHKKVVVFRPLYAVGGQELGYLPGSESEKMSPWAQAVFDTLGAVVHENVLEEVTSRGLLEVLPLTHIRGRSLHDAFVIVDEAQSLERGVLLTVLSRIGQGSRVVLTHDVAQRDNLRVGRHDGVTAVIEALKGHPLFAHVTLNRSERSPIAAMVTDLLEDIPQ